The following coding sequences are from one Sesamum indicum cultivar Zhongzhi No. 13 linkage group LG11, S_indicum_v1.0, whole genome shotgun sequence window:
- the LOC105173857 gene encoding methyl-CpG-binding domain-containing protein 2 — protein MMETATQPRSLKLTIKLKGDKNIINSSTTAGHLNNVEGEPNASNSSNLPGSLTSSPRDHVDCSSAEGVENHSTEDERNPSSENSKYQLVLYDPSVNDAGITENEPDPIDYQRPPFQRPHPFSNQTPRVLPSIGAFTVQCANCFKWRLIPTKEKYEEIREHIMEQPFLCETAREWRPDVSCDDPPDITQDGSRLWAIDKPSIAQPPPGWQRLLRIRGEGSTKFADVYYVAPSGKRLRSMVEIQRYINEHPEYIEQGVSLSQFSFQIPRPLQENYVRKRPARATPPNDADDLGMHRYLPPSEVDPIAWVGPEVDTELQLSGPGLSTDYSEGPCPNLEIQSAKKKKIPSKRKSNGDLVYNHNDVKIEEPHLL, from the exons ATGATGGAAACAGCGACACAACCACGGTCATTAAAACTTACCATCAAGTTGAAGGGggataaaaatatcatcaattcTTCAACTACTGCTGGTCACTTGAATAATGTGGAAGGAGAACCCAATGCTTCAAATAGTTCAAATCTCCCAGGTAGCCTCACATCCTCTCCTCGGGATCATGTTGATTGTAGTTCTGCAGAAGGGGTGGAAAATCATAGCACAGAGGATGAAAGAAATCCATCTTCTGAGAATTCTAAATATCAGTTGGTGCTTTATGATCCTTCTGTCAATGACGCTGGCATTACTGAAAATGAACCGGATCCTATTGATTATCAGCGTCCTCCTTTCCAAAGACCACATCCATTCTCGAACCAGACCCCAAGAGTTTTGCCATCAATAGGGGCCTTCACTGTTCAATGTGCTAACTGTTTCAAATGGAGGCTCATTCCAACCAAGGAAAAGTACGAGGAAATAAGAGAACATATTATGGAACAGCCCTTCTTGTGTGAAACAGCTCGTGAATGGCGCCCTGATGTATCATGTGACGATCCTCCTGATATAACACAAGATGGCAGTAGGCTTTGGGCAATTGACAAACCCAGCATTGCTCAACCACCTCCTGGGTGGCAACGGCTTCTGAGAATCAGAGGTGAAGGAAGCACCAAGTTTGCAGATGT GTATTATGTTGCACCTTCAGGCAAGAGACTTCGTTCCATGGTGGAAATTCAAAG GTACATTAACGAACACCCAGAGTACATAGAACAAGGGGTTAGCTTGTCACAGTTTTCCTTTCAAATACCTAGACCATTGCAAGAAAACTACGTGAGAAAGCGTCCTGCTCGTGCTACACCTCCAAATGATGCCGACGATCTTGGGATGCATAGATATCTTCCACCCTCAGAAG TTGATCCCATAGCATGGGTAGGTCCCGAGGTGGACACGGAGTTGCAGCTCAGTGGCCCTGGGCTTTCCACCGACTACTCTGAGGGCCCTTGTCCAAATCTTGAAATTCAATcagcaaagaagaaaaagataccGTCTAAGCGTAAGTCCAATGGTGATTTAGTTTATAACCACAACGACGTCAAAATAGAAGAGCCTCACCTGCTTTGA
- the LOC105173858 gene encoding uncharacterized protein LOC105173858 has translation MGGGMEAHKNRWIEDWSSARENLELNFRWTRRNLALVGIFGVAVPILVYKGIVKEFHMQDEDAGRPYRKFWMA, from the exons atggGTGGAGGAATGGAGGCACACAAAAACCGTTGGATCGAGGACTGGTCATCAGCTAGGGAAAATCTGGAGTTGAATTTCCGATGGACACGCCGCAACCTTGCCCTCGTTGGAATCTTCGGCGTCGCCGTCCCCATCCTCGTCTACAAAGGCATCGTCAAAGAATTC CACATGCAAGATGAGGATGCAGGAAGGCCATATCGGAAATTCTGGATGGCATAA
- the LOC105173925 gene encoding sodium transporter HKT1, whose translation MNNFADHCSEKLKHISCCLQAGLGKLHQAIHGSLRTLLQILFFQVNSFWIELGYFLTLSSLGFLALNASNPRTTTTFKPKYIDLFFTSVSASTVSSMSTVEMEVFSNTQLVLLTILMLVGGEVFTSMLGLHLIRAKIYLQKNGLITHRTVSDSSISSDPIPDSPTDHIELQMATRFRDKKSDTKPGETGGNLNHKSIKILAYFVACYLLVVHVAGSTLISIYFSLIPSARKVLKIKGLNMQTFSIFTTVSTFANCGFVPTNENMMAFKKNSGLLLILIPQILMGNTLYPVCLRSAIWAAEKMSRRAEFRYMLKNSRELGYGHLISGRHCVYLGITGVGFVIVQLVAFCLLEWKSEATGGLSAYQKLVGSLFQVVNSRHTGESVFDLSAISPAILVLFVAMMYLPPYTSFLPIDEAEEMKGEGEKWRKKKGLGEHIMFSQLTYLLIFVILICITERRKMKTDPLNFNVLSIVVEVVSAYGNVGFSVGYSCERQINPDGGCKDAWYGLAGRWSNQGKLVLILVMLFGRLKKFSMRGGRAWTHL comes from the exons ATGAACAACTTTGCTGATCATTGCAGTGAGAAACTGAAGCACATCTCCTGCTGTTTACAGGCAGGACTAGGTAAACTACACCAAGCCATTCATGGCTCACTCCGAACCCTCCTTCAAATCCTCTTCTTTCAGGTGAATTCATTCTGGATTGAACTTGGCTATTTCCTCACACTCTCCTCACTTGGTTTCTTGGCTCTGAACGCTTCAAATCCTAGAACGACGACGACGTTCAAGCCTAAATACATCGATCTTTTCTTCACTTCCGTGTCGGCCTCGACTGTTTCCAGCATGTCCACCGTCGAAATGGAGGTCTTCTCCAACACCCAACTCGTTTTATTGACCATTTTGATGCTTGTTGGTGGAGAGGTCTTCACCTCCATGCTTGGACTCCACTTGATCAGGGCAAAGATTTACCTGCAGAAAAACGGGTTAATAACTCACAGAACAGTATCTGATTCTTCAATCTCTTCAGACCCGATTCCTGATTCTCCCACTGACCATATTGAGCTCCAAATGGCTACTCGTTTCCGGGACAAGAAATCAGACACCAAACCTGGAGAAACAGGTGGGAATTTAAACCATAAATCCATCAAAATCTTGGCCTATTTCGTCGCATGTTATCTTCTCGTCGTCCATGTAGCAGGCTCCACGCTGATTTCCATCTATTTCAGCCTCATTCCAAGCGCAAGAAAAGTGCTCAAAATCAAAGGCCTCAACATGCAAACGTTCTCCATATTCACCACAGTTTCCACGTTCGCAAACTGCGGTTTCGTGCCGACCAACGAAAACATGATGGCTTTCAAGAAGAATTCAGGCCTTCTCCTCATTCTAATCCCCCAGATTCTGATGGGGAACACGCTATACCCTGTTTGCCTGCGTTCAGCGATCTGGGCCGCCGAGAAAATGAGTAGAAGAGCAGAATTCAGGTACATGCTGAAGAATTCCAGGGAACTGGGATACGGGCACCTGATTTCTGGACGGCATTGTGTTTACCTGGGAATTACAGGTGTGGGGTTCGTGATTGTGCAGTTGGTGGCTTTCTGTCTGCTGGAGTGGAAGTCTGAAGCAACTGGTGGTTTGAGTGCTTATCAGAAGCTGGTGGGGTCTCTTTTCCAGGTGGTGAATTCCAGGCACACTGGGGAATCTGTTTTTGATCTATCAGCAATTTCTCCAGCCATCTTGGTGTTGTTCGTCGCCATGAT GTACCTCCCACCATACACTTCGTTTCTACCAATAGACGAAGCTGAAGAGATGAAAGGCGAAGGAGAAAAATGGCGAAAGAAGAAAGGATTGGGGGAGCACATAATGTTCTCACAACTCACTTATCTGCTCATTTTTGTCATTCTCATCTGCATCAcggaaagaagaaagatgaaaaCAGACCCCCTCaatttcaacgttctcagcaTTGTCGTTGAAGTCGTCAG TGCATACGGGAACGTGGGATTCTCAGTTGGGTACAGTTGCGAACGACAAATAAACCCTGATGGTGGTTGTAAGGATGCATGGTACGGATTGGCAGGAAGATGGAGCAACCAGGGGAAATTGGTGCTCATCCTTGTGATGTTGTTTGGGAGATTGAAGAAATTCAGCATGAGAGGTGGTAGAGCTTGGACTCATCTCTAA
- the LOC105173861 gene encoding SART-1 family protein DOT2, protein MGADLAESRRGRSVETSDQDDMPMRERWTGEYDDLEGNEQDEVRDSEKYRSKDKNKNSGRREEKEHRTKDHEKSKALDGLKEREKEDKDSDKDRLSSRDRRTEDRDEREKDKARERGREKDADREKHREKEKDKERKDRAKEKERERERDKELEKDADKGREKERGKEKSRDREKERDRTKDREREKHRDREREKENGRDRGKDTADREKGKERNREKEKQADQEKDRARDRERSSRKQKDESHDRSKDTDKDGHSRLENDYSRDKQSTKELADNSDDENDSKILKHQEKADTAIAGSRQSASELEDRISKMREERLKKPSEGASEVLAWVNRSRKLEEKRTAEKEKALQLSKIFEEQDNMNGGESDEEAAAEHTTQDLGGVKILHGLDKVLEGGAVVLTLKDQSILADGDINEEVDMLENVEIGEQKRRDEAYKAAKKKTGIYDDKFSDEPGAEKKILPQYDDPVADEGVTLDSSGRFTGEAERKLEELRRRIQGVSTSTRGEDLNSTAKILTDYYTQDEMTKFKKPKKKKSLRKKEKLDLDALEAEARSAGLGAGDLGSRNDGRRQNLREEQEKIEAEMRRNAYESAYAKADEASKALRQEQVPAMQTEEDDAPVFGDDDDELRKSLERARKIALKKQDEEEKSAPQVITLLATSSANDSTTENPNSGSVDQQENKVIFTEMEEFVWGLQLDEEEKNPESEDVFMEEDVAPSTSDQEMKDEAGGWAEVKETMKDETPAKEEKEEVVPDETIHESAVGKGLAGALKLLKDRGTLKETIEWGGRNMDKKKSKLVGIYDNDAAKEIRIERTDEYGRILTPKEAFRLLSHKFHGKGPGKMKQEKRMRQYQEELKVKQMKNADTPSLSVERMREAQAKLQTPYLVLSGHVKPGQSSDPRNTFATVEKDFAGGLTPMLGDKKVEHFLNIKRKPEPGDTASQKKPKT, encoded by the exons ATGGGGGCAGATTTGGCTGAATCTAGGCGTGGGAGAAGTGTTGAGACGAGCGACCAGGATGACATGCCTATGAGGGAGAGGTGGACAGGGGAGTATGATGATTTGGAAGGAAATGAACAGGATGAAGTACGAGACTCCGAGAAGTATAGAAGCAAAGATAAGAATAAAAACAGTGGCAGAAGAGAGGAGAAAGAGCATAGGACTAAGGATCATGAAAAGTCAAAGGCACTTGACGGTTTGAAGGAAAGGGAGAAAGAGGATAAGGATTCTGATAAAGATCGACTGTCCAGTAGGGATAGGAGGACGGAGGACAGAGATGAGCGGGAAAAGGATAAGGCCCGGGAAAGGGGCCGGGAGAAGGATGCTGATCGTGAGAAGCACAgggaaaaggagaaagataAAGAACGAAAGGACCGGGCAAAGGAGAAGGAGCGAGAACGTGAGAGGGATAAAGAGCTGGAGAAGGATGCTGACAAAGGACGGGAAAAAGAgaggggaaaagaaaagagcagAGATAGGGAGAAGGAAAGGGATAGAACAAAAGATAGGGAGCGAGAAAAGCATAGAGATAGGGAgagggaaaaggaaaatggtAGAGATAGAGGTAAAGATACAGCTGACAGAGAGAAGGGGAAGGAGAGAAATAGggagaaagaaaagcaagCTGATCAAGAAAAGGACAGAGCAAGGGACAGAGAGAGAAGTAGTCGTAAACAGAAGGATGAAAGTCATGACAGGAGCAAGGATACGGACAAAGATGGCCACTCAAGATTGGAGAATGATTACTCTCGTGATAAGCAGTCTACTAAGGAGCTCGCAGATAATTCTGATGATGAGAATGATTCCAAAATCCTCAAGCATCAAGAGAAGGCCGATACAGCGATTGCTGGATCTCGCCAATCAGCTTCAGAGTTAGAGGATCGCATTTCTAA aatgagagaagaaagaCTGAAGAAGCCGTCTGAAGGAGCTTCTGAGGTTTTAGCTTGGGTAAACAGGAGCAGAAAGCTTGAAGAGAAAAGGACTGCTGAAAAGGAGAAAGCTTTGCAgctttctaaaatttttgagGAGCAG GACAACATGAATGGTGGAGAAAGCGACGAGGAGGCAGCAGCTGAACACACAACAC AGGACTTAGGGGGGGTCAAAATTCTTCATGGGCTTGACAAAGTACTTGAAGGTGGGGCCGTGGTTTTGACGCTCAAAGATCAAAGCATACTTGCCGATGGGGACATCAATGAAG AGGTTGACATGCTTGAAAATGTTGAGATTGGAGAGCAGAAACGAAGGGATGAGGCTTATAAGGCTGCAAAGAAGAAAACTGGAATTTATGATGACAA GTTCAGCGATGAACCCGGTGCTGAGAAGAAAATACTTCCACAGTATGATGATCCGGTTGCAGATGAG GGGGTGACGCTTGATTCCAGTGGACGTTTCACTGGTGAAGCTGAAAGGAAATTGGAAGAG CTTCGGAGAAGGATTCAGGGGGTTTCGACCAGCACTCGAGGTGAAGACCTTAATTCAACTGCGAAGATATTAACAGATTATTATACCCAAGACGAAATGACAAAGTTCAAAAAgccaaagaaaaagaagtctTTGCGGAAAAAGGAGAAGCTGGACTTAGATGCCCTTGAAGCAGAGGCTAGATCTGCTGGTTTGGGCGCTGGGGATCTCGGTTCACGGAATGATGGAAGAAGGCAAAATCTTAGGGAGGAACAAGAGAAGATTGAGGCTGAGATGAGAAGAAATGCTTATGAATCAGCATATGCTAAAGCAGATGAGGCATCTAAAGCACTTCGTCAAGAGCAAGTACCTGCAATGCAGACAGAAGAAGATGACGCACCTGTTTTTGGTGATGACGATGATGAGCTCAGGAAATCCTTGGAGAGGGCAAGAAAAATAGCGTTGAAAAAGCAAGATGAGGAAGAAAAATCTGCTCCGCAGGTGATAACTCTCCTTGCCACTTCCTCCGCCAATGATTCAACAACAGAAAATCCAAATTCAGGCTCTGTTGATCAACAAGAGAACAAAGTTATCTTCACAGAGATGGAAGAATTTGTCTGGGGTTTGCAGCTTGATGAAG AAGAGAAAAATCCTGAAAGTGAAGATGTTTTCATGGAGGAAGATGTGGCACCAAGTACCTCTGATCAGGAAATGAAGGATGAAGCTGGTGGTTGGGCTGAGGTAAAAGAAACCATGAAAGATGAGACTCCTgcaaaggaggaaaaagagGAGGTTGTACCAGACGAGACAATACATGAATCTGCAGTTGGGAAGGGTCTAGCTGGTGCTCTCAAGCTTCTGAAAGATCGGGGAACACTGAAGGAAACTATCGAATGGGGTGGTCGAAATATGGACAAGAAGAAAAGCAAACTTGTTGGCATTTATGACAATGATGCGGCAAAAGAAATACGGATTGAGAGGACAGATGAGTATGGACGAATC TTGACACCAAAAGAAGCCTTTCGGCTACTTTCACACAAGTTCCATGGAAAGGGGCCTGGAAAgatgaaacaagaaaagcgcATGCGGCAGTATCAGGAAGAATTGAAGGTAAAGCAGATGAAAAATGCAGATACACCATCTCTTTCAGTGGAGAGAATGAGGGAAGCTCAAGCTAAACTACAAACACCATATCTTGTTTTAAGCGGGCATGTAAAGCCAGG GCAAAGTAGTGATCCGAGAAATACTTTTGCAACTGTAGAGAAGGACTTTGCTGGAGGCTTGACCCCCATGCTTGGTGATAAAAAG GTCGAGCACTTCTTAAATATCAAGCGCAAGCCTGAGCCTGGAGATACTGCTTCTCAAAAGAAGCCTAAAACTTGA